The segment CACCGCCAGCGGCGCGGCGGCGCCCGTCACCGGGGCCGTCTCGTAGACGCTGTGCTCGTACGGATCCACGCCGCCCAGGGACACGCCGTGCACCGTCTGACAGGGGTACTGGCCCAGCTCGTTGCACACGGCGGAGGCGGGCAGCTCCAGCGCGGTGGCCAGGTCCAGCGACAGGCGCTCGGGGCCCTTGAAGCGCAGGTTGCCCTTCTGGGACTTCGCGACGCCGCCGTCGTAGGCGGGCGCCACCCCACCTCCGGCGCCAGGGCCCAGGTCGGTGGCGAGGGGGACCTTGTCGGAGCAGCCCGTCAGGAGGAGGCAGGTCAGGAGCAGGCGTTCAGGGCGCACCGTAGGCCTCCGTGCGGATGAGGTCGTGCAGCATCTTCTGCACGCGGTAGTTGTGCGGGCCGCGCAGGGCCTGCCACGTGCGGACGAACTCCTCGTTCTCCTCTGGCGTGGGCGCGTGGCCGATGAGCAGCTTCCAGTAGTCGGTGACGGTGGAGATGGCGAAGGCGTCGCTGTTGCTCGCCACCTGCGCCCACTCCAGGAGGTTGTTGACGGGCTGGCCCAGGATGACGCCCTTCTCCGGCGTCTGCTTCAGGGTCGCGACTTCGTTGGGGAACAGCAGCTCCAGGCGGTTGGGCACGTAGCGGTTGGACAGCGCGCCGCTGATGCCGTTGTAGTTGCGGTACGGGTACGACAGCGGGTCGAGCGTCGCGTGGCACGCGGCGCACTGTTCGGCCTGCACGCCCTTGGCGTCGTAGTCGCGGGGCTCGCTGGGCACGCTGTGCAGGCCCTCCTGCCTCGCGACGTCCAGGCCCAGGTACGCGCGGTACATCTGCGAGGCGGCGTTGCGCGGCAGCGCGGTGAACATGACGAACGCGGTGAGCGTCCACGCGCTCGTCATGTTGCCGGCGCGGTGCGCGGCGTCCACCGTCTGGGAGGAGAGCGTGTTGACGGACGTGTACGTGGTGGGGTTCGTGCCCGAGCGCTTCACGAAGTACCGGGCGGTGAGGACCTCGCGCGCGTCGTGGTCGTCCGTCTGGGACCAGGCGAAGAGGGCGTAGTCGTCGTAGTAGTCAGCCAGGGGAATCTGGCCTGCGTCCTCGCCGGACTTGATGGAGCCCACGGGCCTGATTTTGGGGTGGGCCAGCTTCCAGAGCTGCCCGTGCTTGCCGCGCCAGAAGTCGGACTGAAGGCAGCGGTCCAGCTCCTGGTCGATGAAGGCGCGCTTCTTCTCCTCGCTGCCCAGCTCCAGGAACGTCTGCACCTGCACGTAGGTGGGGGACACGCCGCAGAAGTCGCTCAGCATCCGGCGGTACACGAAGCGCGTGTCGTACTGGCAGACCTTGAATTGGGGGTTCTCTCCGCCGCCGCAGACGCCGCTGGGCGGGAGGCTCCGGGCGTCGCCGGGCAGCGAGCCCTGCTCGATCTCAAACTGGTTCGGGGCCTGGTCGCCGTCGGTGTCCTCGGTGGCGATGGCGCGCAGCGCGGCGGGCAGCGCCTGGGCGAAGTCCGCGTCGGAGAGGGGGCGTGGCTTGCCGGGGGCCAACGAGCCCTCCAGCGCGGCGCCGTACGTGTTCCGCTGGGGCGGGGCCACGTGACAGTAGGTGCAGGCGGGCTGGGTGCCCTGGCACGCGGGCGCGGTGGGGTACTCGGCGCAGAAGAGGCCGGGGCCGCCAGGCTTGGCCGCGACCGGGGTCGCGAACCCCAGCAGCAATCCGAGCAGCAGCCAGCGGCTCGGGGTTTCAGGGAGTGGGGGCACGCGGGCTCCGAAGGTCGGGGACAGTCCTCTACGGACACATCAACCCGGTGAATCAGAAACGGTTTCGGAGATTCGTGCGAGTGGGGAACTGTCGGACGTTCACCGGGGCCCGGTCACCACGGCTTGCGCTCCAGCAGGTGCCGCGACTGGGGAGCAAGGGAGAGGAAGGTCACGGGGGCACCCGCGACGCGCTCCACCTCCTCGACGTGCCTGCGGGCCGCGTCGGTGAGCTGCTCGAAGCGCCGGGCCCCCCAGTTGGTGGTGGCCAGCGCTCCCCCCAGCCCCAGCACCAGGTCCGTGGGCGCGTTGAGGGACGCCGACCTGCGCAGCCCCACCCAGTCGAACGCGAAGGGCTCCTCGCCCTCCAGCGTGGGGCACACCAGGACCGTGCGGGCCACCCGGCCCGGCGCGATGCCCGCCGCCGCCAGACAGCCGCTCGCCGTCGCGTCGGAGGATGCGGCGCGGGTGGGCGTGCCTTCCAGGAGCACGCGGTGCCGCCGGGCGAAGGCGTCGTCCAGCACGTCGAGCGTGGGGCGCAGGAAGCCCTGGAGCGCCGCGACGCAGTGCGCCTCCTTCACGCCCGGGTGCCCCACCTCCAGGACGACGGCGCGCGGGTCGATGAAGAGCTGCTCTGGCCGCGCTCCCCGCTCCTCCAGCTCCAGGCGCAGGCGCTCCACGCACACGGGCGTCCCCGGGCCCAGCACGAGCCGCGCACCGGAGGCCGTGTGGGCGCCGGAGGGAAGCTGCGGGAAGGTGGAGAAGTCCCCGCGATGCTCCGGAGGGAGTCCGCCCACCCGGAGCAGGACGTCGTAGCCGGGCGCGAGGTGCGCCGCGATGGGGCCCGTGTCCTCCTGTCCCCGCGGTCCTCCGATGAGGACATCCACGAGCCGCTCGTCCGGACGTCCATACAGCCCCAGCCGGCTGGCCACGCGCACGAGCACCGCGTCGGCGGAGAGCCGCTCCGTGTCCAGGACGAGATCCGCGAGCGGCTCCAGGTCCCGCAGCGCGTGCTCGGAAGGCTGGCCCCAGGCCGCCTCGGCGTGGGGAGGGGCTGCTTCACGCGCGGCGCCTGACGCGGCCCGCACCGGCCCGGACGCCTCCAGGTGGACGTGCACGACGCGGAGCCGGGGGCTCCTGCGAAAGCCCTCCACCTGGGGCGCGCTGCTCACGGCGTCCACCACGACGAGCCCGGGGTGGGCGTGCTGCGTGAGCACGGCCTCCGCAAGCCAGCGTCCCCCGGTCTCCTCGTCCAGCGTGGCGCTCCAGTCCCGGGGCGGGCCTTCACCGTCACGCGCGGGGAGGAGGTCCCGCGAGCGCAGCTGCCGCGCCCCGAACCGCCGCGCGAGCCCCTGGGCGAGGGTCGTCTTTCCCGCGCCCCCGGGCCCTGACACCACCACCACCGTGACCGCCATGCGTTGCCCCTTCCGTGAAGAGGCGCAACGTAGAGAGCGCCGCGAGGGCCGCCCATACCCCGGAGGAGGGAGGCGCTACCGCCGCTGGGAGACGCGCACCCAGTCCACTTCCATCGTCTGGGGGCCCTGACGCAGCAGGTCCGCGGTGGCCTGCGGCACGCCGAAGTAGGGCTCCTTCGCGCCGTTGACGCCGGAGGGGTAGGTGCCGCCCACCGCGAAGTTGAGGATGATGAACAGGGGCTTGTCGAAGGCCCACGCGCCGTGCTGCTCGACCTCCGCGCGCGTCGTGGTCTTCACCAGCGCCCCGTCGATGAACCACTGGATGTCCGTGGGCGAGGACTCGACGCGGTACTCGTGCCAGTCGCTCACGGGCGTGCTCGGGTGGAAGCGGCCGTTGATGGGCGTGTTGCCGGAGTAGCCCTGGCCATGCAGGGCGACGGAGATCCAGTCGCCGTAGCCGACGTTCTCCATGATGTCGAGCTCACCGCACGCCGGCCACCCCGTCTTCGCGATGTCCGCGCCCAGCATCCAGAACGCCGGCCACAGGCCCGGCCCCACCGGCAGCTTGATGCGCGCCTCGACGCGGCCGTGGCGGAACTCCCGCTTGCCCACGCTCTCCAGCCGGCCGGAGGTGAACGGATAGCCGTTGTTGGACTGGAGCCGCGCGGTGAGCTTCAGCGTGCCGTCGCTCACCGACACGTTGTCGGGCGACGTCGTGTACTGCTGCTGCTCGTCGTTGACGTGCACGTTCGTGTTGATGATCCAGTTGGACGCATCCACGGACGTGCCGTTGAACTCGTCGCTCCACACCTGGACCCAGCCGTCCCCGGCGCGGGCGGCCTCCTCGCGCTGGGGCGCGACCGGCGCTCCCGCACAGGCCATCAGCCCCGCGCCCAGCGCCCATGCTCCCACCGTCCTGCTCCATGTCGACGCCATCGCTGCTCCTCGAACGTGTGCCCCGAAGGGAGATGAATGCCGGCCGACCTGCTGGCGAGGCGGCCCGGTGCGCGCACACCGGGACCGGGTGAAGCCATGCGGGCCCTACTGGAGCGTCCGTCGGTCCACCGGCGCGCCGGGAGTCTCCCCGCGGTAGGGCGTGGCGGGAGGCAGCAGCAGCGCTTCGTGCAGCCGGCCCTCCACGTCCAGCGACACGTCCACCACGGGCTGGCGCACCGGCTCCACGCTGCCATCCGCGTGCAGGAGCACGCCGCCGCCCTGCGGAATGCCGAGCCCCCGCGTGGGCAGTCCCCCCTGCCGCACCGCGAGCTTGAGGCCCGGCCAGTCGGGCGGCTCGTGCACGCCGATGAGGTACGGCGCCAGCCCCAGGGTGGGGAAGGGCTCGCCCTCCCGGGGCAGGTCGTCGCACCACGCGCCCAGCCCCAGGTGCATGGCGCCCGCGGACACGCCCAGCAGCATGGCGCCCGCCTGATGACGCTCGCGCAGGAGGGCATCCACCCCGTGCGCCTGGAACGCCTCCCAGCCCACGCGCGGGTCACCGCCCGCGAGCAGGATGATGTCCGCGTCCTTCAGCCACGCCAGGTCTTCGGCGGAGGGCGCGGCCGGAATGGGCCGGCACTGCGCACCGGAGAGGCCAATGCCCTCCATGGCCGCGGTGAAGATTTCATAGAAGGCCGGCACGTCGCCGTTGGAGGCGCCCAGGTAGGCGGCGCGCACGGGCGGCACGCGCAGCTCCGCGCCGGTGAGCACCCGCACGCAGTCCAGGAACGGACGTCCGTCCACGCGCCAGAACAAGGGGGCGCTGTCGGCCAGCAGGAGCAGGGGCGGGAGCGGCATGCCCGCGAGGATAGGTGGGGCGGGGGCGGGGAGCCACTGTGTGGCTCCCCGGGACGACTACCGCCACTGATAGGCGCGGACCCAGTCGACTTCCATCGTCTGGGGGG is part of the Corallococcus soli genome and harbors:
- a CDS encoding AAA family ATPase, coding for MAVTVVVVSGPGGAGKTTLAQGLARRFGARQLRSRDLLPARDGEGPPRDWSATLDEETGGRWLAEAVLTQHAHPGLVVVDAVSSAPQVEGFRRSPRLRVVHVHLEASGPVRAASGAAREAAPPHAEAAWGQPSEHALRDLEPLADLVLDTERLSADAVLVRVASRLGLYGRPDERLVDVLIGGPRGQEDTGPIAAHLAPGYDVLLRVGGLPPEHRGDFSTFPQLPSGAHTASGARLVLGPGTPVCVERLRLELEERGARPEQLFIDPRAVVLEVGHPGVKEAHCVAALQGFLRPTLDVLDDAFARRHRVLLEGTPTRAASSDATASGCLAAAGIAPGRVARTVLVCPTLEGEEPFAFDWVGLRRSASLNAPTDLVLGLGGALATTNWGARRFEQLTDAARRHVEEVERVAGAPVTFLSLAPQSRHLLERKPW
- a CDS encoding glycoside hydrolase family 16 protein, producing the protein MASTWSRTVGAWALGAGLMACAGAPVAPQREEAARAGDGWVQVWSDEFNGTSVDASNWIINTNVHVNDEQQQYTTSPDNVSVSDGTLKLTARLQSNNGYPFTSGRLESVGKREFRHGRVEARIKLPVGPGLWPAFWMLGADIAKTGWPACGELDIMENVGYGDWISVALHGQGYSGNTPINGRFHPSTPVSDWHEYRVESSPTDIQWFIDGALVKTTTRAEVEQHGAWAFDKPLFIILNFAVGGTYPSGVNGAKEPYFGVPQATADLLRQGPQTMEVDWVRVSQRR
- a CDS encoding Type 1 glutamine amidotransferase-like domain-containing protein, coding for MPLPPLLLLADSAPLFWRVDGRPFLDCVRVLTGAELRVPPVRAAYLGASNGDVPAFYEIFTAAMEGIGLSGAQCRPIPAAPSAEDLAWLKDADIILLAGGDPRVGWEAFQAHGVDALLRERHQAGAMLLGVSAGAMHLGLGAWCDDLPREGEPFPTLGLAPYLIGVHEPPDWPGLKLAVRQGGLPTRGLGIPQGGGVLLHADGSVEPVRQPVVDVSLDVEGRLHEALLLPPATPYRGETPGAPVDRRTLQ